The following nucleotide sequence is from Spirochaetota bacterium.
GGGTAACTATTGTCATGGCCCGTGCAAGCTTGACCGGGCCATCCAGTATTGCAGTGATTATGGATTTGATCTGAAAGAAGCCTATTACTATGCTGATTCATTTGCCGATCTGCCGGTACTGGAAGCGGTGGGCAATCCCGTGTGCGTCACACCCGACGGGAAACTGGAGCGCGTGGCGCGCCGGAGGGGTTGGAGGATTGCCCGCTGGTAACTACATCGGTTCCCGGCTCTTCCCGAAAAAGTAATTGCCACTGCGGCATAAGAAAGGTACACTATAACCATGAGGCTTATCAAACTCTATATTGTCCCGGCGGCTGTAACCGGCGCGCTGATCCTTCTCTTTATATTGGATTTTAGTCACACACCCTGCAGTGCCGAATATAAAGAAAATACGCGATGCGCCGATATCGAAAAGCGCTATGATTCCGTCCTTTCAGCCGCCACCGGCGCATGCCGCGCTGATGCTGATTGCGGATGCTATCATTCCGTCTCAAAGAAATCAAAATGCGGCGGCATAACGGATAAAAAATCAGCTGCACGTCTCCAGGACCTTTCACGAAAATTCATTGATGCCGATTGTGAATCCCATTGGGAATGCGCCCCCTGGGTTTGTAATCCAGTCTGCAATCACGGCCGTTGCCGCAATGGGCCCCGCATGCGCAGATAATCCAGTGCCTGGTTTTTCCGGCATGTGCGGCAATGGGTTTTTTCGAGAACCGTATACCGGTTTACCGAGTCATATACCAGTAGGAGGAGATTGTCATGGGCATTGCACGGATTTGCACACTAATGGTAATCAGCACACTGGTCTTTTTCCCATCATTATCATGTAAAAAAGCTGAATCGCCCCAGGAGCCCGGAGCGCCGCCGGCGGCCTCCGAGGAGAAGAGCGCCGCCACGGGACTGCCCGCGACCGTGGCCGATAAAGAAGCTGACGAACAGAAGCGCGGAGCCGCGCCCGGAAAAAAGGATGAGGGCAGGGAAGGCATCATCGGGCATTTTCTCGAACCGATGGAGTTCGCCAAAGAGCGACTCCTGGAGTACCGGATAGACCTCACCTATGAGAGCGGCGATCTGCAGAAGTCCCGCCATGAGCTGCTGGCCATTGTGGCGAAGTACGGCTTCATCAAGGACGCGAATACGTCCCTTCAGGATCAGCCCCCGGAAGTCATTTCCGATGTGGTCGTAAAATCGGATAAAATCTATGAGGCCCTTCGGGACCTTGACCGGGTGGGGACCCTCGTATCAGAACGGATCAATGTGACCGACCATACGGAGGAGATGGTTCTTCAAGAGAGGACCGTGAAACGGGAACAGCTCAGGGTGGCTCGGAAGAACACGGCTGCCGGGCAGGTGGCGCCGGCGGTTAAAAGCTGGAGCGAGATCGACAGCTCCCTCACCCAGAGCGAGGACAAGCTGGACGCTGCGGAACACGGGAAATGGAAGATCCGCGACAAGGTCGCCTGGGCGTGGATCCATGTGAACCTCAAGGGGCCTGACCGGATCAATGTGCCGAATTATTTCAATGCCGTCGTCGGTATGATAAATTTCCTGCTCAAACTTCTCTGGGTTGTCATTTACCTCATCCCCTTTGCGGCCGTTGCGGCTTTGATCATCTGGAAGCGACAGGCCATTGCGGGTGTATTCAGGAGAAAGAAGAAAGACGCATAGAACCGGCCGGCACCGTCCGGTATTTCAACGCGACGGCGCCGGCATAAATGAGTTATAATTATTGTCAATCCATCCGATTAATTAATCGGACCCTCACGGAAGAGGAGGATTGCCATGTTGAGGAAAAATACCGTAATACACATCATGGACGCCTGCGATAAGATTCTTTTCAGCAGGGATGACGCCAGCGACATATATTTCATCCTGGAGCATTGTTCCGAAGAGCAGGTGAACCGGTGCTACCAGGCCTATCTGACGGAAATCGTCCGGCAGTGCAGAATGTAAGCATAGTGTCCCGCCGTAAAGCCCTACACGTGAATCAATAAAAGTATTGCATAATTATACGATATGGATATTCTGTGATATTATCCCATGAGGAAAGCCGCCATGCCCGAAGAACATGATAGACCCGCCATCTCCGGCCCCGACCAGATCATAGAAATGGCATCAGCCTTCCAGAAGAGCAGGATCATTCTCACTGCCTTCGAGCTTGACGTGTTTACCGTGATCGAGGGAGGCCGCGCCACATCCGGAGAAGTGGCCTCCCTGTTGCATGCCGATGAAAGGGCCGTGGATCGTCTCCTCAACGCGCTCTGCGCCCTGGGGTTTCTCCTCAAGGAAAAGGGGCGGTTCGCAAACACCCCTCTGTCGCGGCGCTACCTGGTCAAGGGCTCGGAGGAGTACCTCTCGCGCATCGGCCATACGCTGAACGTGTACCGCACCTGGGGCACCCTGACCGAAGCCGTAAAAAAAGGGACTTCGGTCACCAGGAGGGAATATGACCAGTTTTCCCTGGTTAATTTTATCGAGGCGATGCACTTCCGCGCCAGGAAGAGCGCGGACCGCCTCATATCGCACATTGATTTGACGGGCATCGAGAGGGTCCTTGACGTGGGCGGCGGCTCCGGCGTCTATTCCATGGCCTTTGCCGCGGCAAAGCCGGGCCTGCGCTCCGTTGTGTTCGACCTGCCCAAGGTAACGGAACTTACGAGAAAGTACGTCGACGCGGCGGGTCTCTCGGACCGCATATCCACGATGGACGGCGATTACAACTCCGATGATTTCGGAACGGGATACGACCTGGTCTTCATGTCGGCCATCGTGCATATCAACTCCTATGATGAGAATGCGGCCCTTGTGGCGAAGGCCTTTCGTTCCCTGAATCCCGGCGGCGCCATCGTCATCCAGGATCACCTTATGGAGGACGACCGCACCGCGCCGGCGCGGGGTGCGCTGTTTGCCCTCAACATGCTGGTGAACACGCAGAAGGGGGACACATATACTGAACATGAAATGAGGCAGTGGCTTGAAGCGGCCGGGTGCGTCGCCATCCAGCGAATACCGACGGGCATGGAGAATGACCTGATGATCGGTAAAAAACCGCAGTGAGATGATGCCGGGAAGAGAGGGTGCCGATGAACCATCCATTTGTCACATACGCCATCATTGCCTGTACCGTCATCGTGTCGGTTATCGGCTTCGGGAACAGGACCCTCTTCGACAAGAACCTTTTTTCAGTGCGTGCAATTATCGCCGATAGGGAGATATACCGACTTGTCACCTCGCAATTCTTTCATGCGAACTGGGCCCATCTACTCATTAATATGATATCCTTATATTCATTCGGGAATTTGGTGGAGCGGTATTTCGGCCATGGTCTTGTCGCGGCATTGTACGCTGCCGGCGCCCTGGGAGGCGATCTCCTTGCCCTGGCCATTAAAAGGAAAAACATGCATTATACGGCCATAGGCGCCTCGGGCGCCGTGTGCGCAGTCATTTTTTCGTCAATTTTTCTTCTCCCCGGCGGGAGTATCTACATCCTCCCGGTGCCGGTGCCCCTTCCTTCCTGGGTTTACGCTGTGCTGTTCATGGTAATATCGCTGTACGGCATCGGAAGGGGCGGATCGCTCATTGGACATGACGCCCACATCGGCGGGGCCCTGGCAGGTATCCTCGGGGCGTATCTGTACAGCCCTTCGGTGGTGTTGCAGAATTATGTTCTCCTGATCACCCTGACGGTGCCGGTCATTGTGCTGCTCGTGTACTATATCAGGAGAGCCTGAACGCCGGTTCCCTTGCCGCCCAAGGCAGAGACCGGAACCGGCGGAATGCGATCATGCGATTTTATCAGCCCGCGTTTTTTTCCCTCCGCCGCACTGAAGGATGGCTTCTTCTTCCGTCTTGTATAACGTCAGCATGTCCTTGATGTTTATTATCTTCAGGAATATGTTCACCGCATTGTTGTTTTTATTGCACAGAAGAAGCCGGCGGCCGCTGAGATTGAGGAAACGCCTCAATGATATGAATATGCGCAATCCAGAGCTGCTCAGGTAATCAAGCCCTTCCAGAACGATGATCATGTGGTTATCCCTGGTCGATTCAGCGATTTCGAAGAGGTCTTTCTCCACTTGTTCGGCTTCGAAAAGATCAAGCCGCCCATGAAGGTTGACTACCGTGGCGTTGCCGATGTTTTTTGTTCTCAGTATCATGATATCCCCCATGTCCTGATTGTATATATCTATTTCGACATTTTCAGGAATTAATCATAAAAATTATTTTGTCAAGCAAGAATATTATGTCACATTAGAAATGCGGAAGAGCGGCCGTTATGCGGAAATGCTAGAAATCGGGAGAGATGGGGAATGTCATGATCCAGGATGTCCCGCCGCTACGGTCGATGCTGTAGGTGCCGTGGATCTGCTTAATCAGGACGCTTACGAGCTGCAGGCCCAGCGAAGAGGTGGTGTTGATGTCGATGTTTTCAGGGAGGCCGATGCCGTTGTCCCTCACGATAAGGGTCACATCGTTTTCCCCGCTGCGCTGTAGGGTTATGCGTATATCGTTGTCTGCGTTCCCTTCAGGGAAGGCGTATTTAAGCGCGTTGGTTATCAGTTCGTTCACGATGAGCCCGCAGGGTATGGCCTGGTCCAGTCCAAGATGTATCTCGTCGGCCTCGATATGCAGCTGGGGGTTGTTCAGGCTGGTTGAGTAACTGCTGTGCAGTTCCTCCGATATTGTCTTCAGGTACGACGTGAAATCGATTTTTGCGATGTCGTCGGACCTATATAACTTTTCATGGACGAGG
It contains:
- a CDS encoding methyltransferase domain-containing protein, giving the protein MPEEHDRPAISGPDQIIEMASAFQKSRIILTAFELDVFTVIEGGRATSGEVASLLHADERAVDRLLNALCALGFLLKEKGRFANTPLSRRYLVKGSEEYLSRIGHTLNVYRTWGTLTEAVKKGTSVTRREYDQFSLVNFIEAMHFRARKSADRLISHIDLTGIERVLDVGGGSGVYSMAFAAAKPGLRSVVFDLPKVTELTRKYVDAAGLSDRISTMDGDYNSDDFGTGYDLVFMSAIVHINSYDENAALVAKAFRSLNPGGAIVIQDHLMEDDRTAPARGALFALNMLVNTQKGDTYTEHEMRQWLEAAGCVAIQRIPTGMENDLMIGKKPQ
- a CDS encoding rhomboid family intramembrane serine protease yields the protein MNHPFVTYAIIACTVIVSVIGFGNRTLFDKNLFSVRAIIADREIYRLVTSQFFHANWAHLLINMISLYSFGNLVERYFGHGLVAALYAAGALGGDLLALAIKRKNMHYTAIGASGAVCAVIFSSIFLLPGGSIYILPVPVPLPSWVYAVLFMVISLYGIGRGGSLIGHDAHIGGALAGILGAYLYSPSVVLQNYVLLITLTVPVIVLLVYYIRRA
- a CDS encoding anti-sigma factor antagonist (This anti-anti-sigma factor, or anti-sigma factor antagonist, belongs to a family that includes characterized members SpoIIAA, RsbV, RsfA, and RsfB.) — translated: MILRTKNIGNATVVNLHGRLDLFEAEQVEKDLFEIAESTRDNHMIIVLEGLDYLSSSGLRIFISLRRFLNLSGRRLLLCNKNNNAVNIFLKIINIKDMLTLYKTEEEAILQCGGGKKTRADKIA
- a CDS encoding DUF4349 domain-containing protein, which gives rise to MVISTLVFFPSLSCKKAESPQEPGAPPAASEEKSAATGLPATVADKEADEQKRGAAPGKKDEGREGIIGHFLEPMEFAKERLLEYRIDLTYESGDLQKSRHELLAIVAKYGFIKDANTSLQDQPPEVISDVVVKSDKIYEALRDLDRVGTLVSERINVTDHTEEMVLQERTVKREQLRVARKNTAAGQVAPAVKSWSEIDSSLTQSEDKLDAAEHGKWKIRDKVAWAWIHVNLKGPDRINVPNYFNAVVGMINFLLKLLWVVIYLIPFAAVAALIIWKRQAIAGVFRRKKKDA